From a single Phalacrocorax aristotelis chromosome 1, bGulAri2.1, whole genome shotgun sequence genomic region:
- the RBM11 gene encoding splicing regulator RBM11 isoform X1 has product MSRPGRPEEAEAGRTLFVGNLESRVREEILYELFLQAGPLTKVTICKDKEGKPKSFGFVCFKHEESVHYAIALLNGIRLYGRPIKVQYRFGSSHSSELNSPTHGFENYIDLYSPSYRYQEPYRNPPFPVTPFPVSNSLPYEYSGFQKMMNHVLAQQYTVRSLMGQQFPYYQMAPPLPSNLSFSPCQNQAANFNSAQSSFEWALPHSSDCEVYRVDENTSKRKNEQQSCDSDTSIEDDKMRQRDHDQKYRKYKGKKKTH; this is encoded by the exons ATGTCCCGGCCGGGGCGGCCCGAGGAGGCGGAGGCGGGCCGGACGCTGTTCGTGGGGAACCTGGAGAGCCGCGTGCGGGAGGAGATCCTCTACGAGCTCTTCCTGCAG GCTGGACCATTAACCAAAGTGACGATTTGTAAGgacaaagaaggaaaacctAAGTCTTTCGGATTTGTCTGCTTTAAGCATGAAGAGTCAGTGCATTACGCAATAGCTTTGCTGAATGGCATCCGTTTGTATGGAAGACCAATTAAAGTGCAGTATAGGTTTG GGAGTTCTCACTCATCAGAACTAAACAGCCCTACACATGGTTTTGAGAACTACATTGACTTATACTCACCTTCATATAG GTATCAAGAGCCTTATAGGAATCCTCCATTTCCCGTTACTCCTTTTCCAGTGAGCAATAGTTTACCTTATGAATACTCAGGCTTTCAAAAGATG atGAACCATGTTTTAGCACAACAGTACACAGTACGGAGTCTAATGGGTCAGCAATTTCCTTACTATCAGATGGCTCCACCACTGCCTTCAAATTTATCCTTTTCTCCCTGTCAGAATCAAGCTGCAAATTTTAACTCTGCACAGAGCTCTTTTGAATGGGCCCTGCCACATTCAAGTGACTGTGAAGTGTACCGGGTGGATGAAAACACCTCTAAAAGAAAGAACGAACAGCAAAGTTGTGACAGTGACACTAGTATCGAGGATGACAAAATGAGACAAAGAGACCATGaccagaaatacagaaagtacAAGGGCAAGAAAAAGACGCATTAA
- the RBM11 gene encoding splicing regulator RBM11 isoform X3 — MSRPGRPEEAEAGRTLFVGNLESRVREEILYELFLQAGPLTKVTICKDKEGKPKSFGFVCFKHEESVHYAIALLNGIRLYGRPIKVQYRFGSSHSSELNSPTHGFENYIDLYSPSYRYQEPYRNPPFPVTPFPVSNSLPYEYSGFQKMNQAANFNSAQSSFEWALPHSSDCEVYRVDENTSKRKNEQQSCDSDTSIEDDKMRQRDHDQKYRKYKGKKKTH; from the exons ATGTCCCGGCCGGGGCGGCCCGAGGAGGCGGAGGCGGGCCGGACGCTGTTCGTGGGGAACCTGGAGAGCCGCGTGCGGGAGGAGATCCTCTACGAGCTCTTCCTGCAG GCTGGACCATTAACCAAAGTGACGATTTGTAAGgacaaagaaggaaaacctAAGTCTTTCGGATTTGTCTGCTTTAAGCATGAAGAGTCAGTGCATTACGCAATAGCTTTGCTGAATGGCATCCGTTTGTATGGAAGACCAATTAAAGTGCAGTATAGGTTTG GGAGTTCTCACTCATCAGAACTAAACAGCCCTACACATGGTTTTGAGAACTACATTGACTTATACTCACCTTCATATAG GTATCAAGAGCCTTATAGGAATCCTCCATTTCCCGTTACTCCTTTTCCAGTGAGCAATAGTTTACCTTATGAATACTCAGGCTTTCAAAAGATG AATCAAGCTGCAAATTTTAACTCTGCACAGAGCTCTTTTGAATGGGCCCTGCCACATTCAAGTGACTGTGAAGTGTACCGGGTGGATGAAAACACCTCTAAAAGAAAGAACGAACAGCAAAGTTGTGACAGTGACACTAGTATCGAGGATGACAAAATGAGACAAAGAGACCATGaccagaaatacagaaagtacAAGGGCAAGAAAAAGACGCATTAA
- the RBM11 gene encoding splicing regulator RBM11 isoform X2: MAGPLTKVTICKDKEGKPKSFGFVCFKHEESVHYAIALLNGIRLYGRPIKVQYRFGSSHSSELNSPTHGFENYIDLYSPSYRYQEPYRNPPFPVTPFPVSNSLPYEYSGFQKMMNHVLAQQYTVRSLMGQQFPYYQMAPPLPSNLSFSPCQNQAANFNSAQSSFEWALPHSSDCEVYRVDENTSKRKNEQQSCDSDTSIEDDKMRQRDHDQKYRKYKGKKKTH; the protein is encoded by the exons ATG GCTGGACCATTAACCAAAGTGACGATTTGTAAGgacaaagaaggaaaacctAAGTCTTTCGGATTTGTCTGCTTTAAGCATGAAGAGTCAGTGCATTACGCAATAGCTTTGCTGAATGGCATCCGTTTGTATGGAAGACCAATTAAAGTGCAGTATAGGTTTG GGAGTTCTCACTCATCAGAACTAAACAGCCCTACACATGGTTTTGAGAACTACATTGACTTATACTCACCTTCATATAG GTATCAAGAGCCTTATAGGAATCCTCCATTTCCCGTTACTCCTTTTCCAGTGAGCAATAGTTTACCTTATGAATACTCAGGCTTTCAAAAGATG atGAACCATGTTTTAGCACAACAGTACACAGTACGGAGTCTAATGGGTCAGCAATTTCCTTACTATCAGATGGCTCCACCACTGCCTTCAAATTTATCCTTTTCTCCCTGTCAGAATCAAGCTGCAAATTTTAACTCTGCACAGAGCTCTTTTGAATGGGCCCTGCCACATTCAAGTGACTGTGAAGTGTACCGGGTGGATGAAAACACCTCTAAAAGAAAGAACGAACAGCAAAGTTGTGACAGTGACACTAGTATCGAGGATGACAAAATGAGACAAAGAGACCATGaccagaaatacagaaagtacAAGGGCAAGAAAAAGACGCATTAA